The Acaryochloris marina S15 genome contains the following window.
CTACTCCATGATTGCGAGTCTTCAATATCGGAATCTCTTGTACACAGCCATGACTATCTAATAGCTCTAGCGCTGTCTGAGTCTGTTGCTCTGCTGCTAGGTCTACGGCTTCCTTTAACTGCGGGGTCACCTGTCGCAGATTCTCATCAATGGTTACGGTCTTGAGCTGAGAACGCTCCTGCAATAATCGGAAGGGTGCGCCTGCTTGCACTGCATTCAATTGCTTTATATCTCCCACTAAGATCAATCGGCTATTCAGGTCTTTAGCTTTCTCAATCAAGGCCACCATTTGCTGAGTGGAGAGCATTCCAGCTTCATCAATCACTAAAGTTTCTTCTCGTTGCAGCTGCTCATTCGGCATCAACAGGTAACGGTCTACTGTACCTGATACCATCCCAATTTCTTGCCCCAATACTTCCGCTGCTGCTGCGCTGGGCGCTAGCCCTCTCAATTTTGATTGAGCAGTGTTGTCTAAAGCCCCTCTAAAAGCAGATAAGGTATAGGTCTTTCCTACTCCAGCATTGCCTTGTAATAAAGTAATCAGATCTGTACTTATTCCAAGATGCAATAACCCATTTGTTTGACCAGTATTGAGATTCTTCTCTGCTGAGGTTGCTCTCACCTGTTCCGGTGTTATCAAAGCAGCTTTAGAATCTCGACCTTCATTAGCAGAATCCAGAATTATCTGCTCTCGATGAATTGCTCTATGAGTTGTTAAGCGACCATCTTCTGTAGGAATTAATTCCTGAGACTGATCTAATGCTTGCTCTATCTCTATTGGTGAATAAAAGGCTTGAGCATGGCGTAGACAATCTTGTAATAATCTAGGTCGTGAAACAGCTACTTGTTGTGCTGTAGCACTCTCAATTGCATCATCAATGACTCTCTGGATACTGCCAGGATGTGCAGTTTGCTTATAAGCTTGCTCTAACTCTTGATGGGGCTGGGGATGAATAATGTTGAGTTCAGTACTAGTTTTTTGCCAGTTCTGTCGCTGTAGATCACGATCTGCTGGAATTAGTTTATGCACCTTCGCGACTCGACTGTCTAAACAAGCTATCTGCTTTTGATGCTCTGTTGCTTGTTCAATCGGAATATTCTGTTGCTCTAAGTAAGCTCGGATATCTTGCCGTCTGCTGCTAAAAGACTCTAGTTGTTCTGGTTCATAGCCTTGGATTTCGAAGGTATGGTCACCAGTCCAGTCAATCTCAAAGTCTTGCTTCTGTAGTTGACGAGCAAAGGTATGGTCATAGTAAGCACCGATAGTCTTCTTCTGGTTAAAAAGCTCTCGACTATCTAAAGTTCTTGATTTCCCATCGGCACATAGGGTCTGATTGAGAATCACAACATGGGTGTGTAGCTGTGGTTCTTGGTTGCGGTTATCATCATGTTCAAATAGGGCAAACTGTCCTTGCTTGGTTTGCTCACTGATGACTTTCCTCTGTTGTTTGACTTGGGCAAAGATGCAGTGCTCTTCTATATAGTTGACAGTTGCATTGACGGCTTGGCGATGGGCCTCTAGTACTCTTTGATCTTGATCTACTAATCCCTTGATAGATGCAGACTTACTAGCTGACAGGGTAATATCCCATCCGGCCCTACTATTCTTTTGCTGTCGTCTTAAAGCTTTATTGTTGCTGTCTTTGCCATGACAAGCTTGTTGCCATTGCTCAGCGGTGATGCTTCCGGTTAGATTTTGGTGTTCTGAGAATTGTCCTTGCCATTGGGAGTTCTCTAGTCCATCCCCTTGACTGTAGTAATTATCCTTAGAGTGATAGGTCTCTAAGGCTTTAGCATTCATCGGTTTGCTGATGCTAGCAACCATATGGTCTTTGAGATCTATAGTTTAG
Protein-coding sequences here:
- the mobF gene encoding MobF family relaxase; protein product: MVASISKPMNAKALETYHSKDNYYSQGDGLENSQWQGQFSEHQNLTGSITAEQWQQACHGKDSNNKALRRQQKNSRAGWDITLSASKSASIKGLVDQDQRVLEAHRQAVNATVNYIEEHCIFAQVKQQRKVISEQTKQGQFALFEHDDNRNQEPQLHTHVVILNQTLCADGKSRTLDSRELFNQKKTIGAYYDHTFARQLQKQDFEIDWTGDHTFEIQGYEPEQLESFSSRRQDIRAYLEQQNIPIEQATEHQKQIACLDSRVAKVHKLIPADRDLQRQNWQKTSTELNIIHPQPHQELEQAYKQTAHPGSIQRVIDDAIESATAQQVAVSRPRLLQDCLRHAQAFYSPIEIEQALDQSQELIPTEDGRLTTHRAIHREQIILDSANEGRDSKAALITPEQVRATSAEKNLNTGQTNGLLHLGISTDLITLLQGNAGVGKTYTLSAFRGALDNTAQSKLRGLAPSAAAAEVLGQEIGMVSGTVDRYLLMPNEQLQREETLVIDEAGMLSTQQMVALIEKAKDLNSRLILVGDIKQLNAVQAGAPFRLLQERSQLKTVTIDENLRQVTPQLKEAVDLAAEQQTQTALELLDSHGCVQEIPILKTRNHGVAQRYLSRPHERQVQTLIICDTNQDRRDITNLIRSAYIDRQTLGAEAQDIEMLHPKKLDKQAISQAYNYEVGDVVRFRRSTKRFSEPFYRVIEVTGDQLQLQDRFGDIKDCLLDKYKDREVFSTQELELRVGDRLRFTRNHREWGQINGQLLTIDSFNQDGTISINTRGKFETLMSDQLVHVDYAYCRTVHAAQGWTAQEAIWAPGQNPGKEQTYVALSRAKTELEIVTVDRQALGLSAERSRGQENAQDLVVTEPTFSAQRDAELLMLQRDVKTWLQQAHPEPPDPEVGKDLQWQVRYMAEQRSDLVVSCREQQQELEEMTPQRSLFNWGGERPEVIEAKRQLLQESRQQLGYVEGTLRQLQGQLQERQQEKDIYQQWDEAPKTQLMREKVVHLQEPDVQDRLQQLKLAYGLYANCVKILDRFGVEEDGVRVFQGQRYRFESESQRVRLFRNDMEQPIFQTIDMRQSGGILEVRQLDVRADDYQRINASVRSVEQQISYSIRQEGFSLGR